The DNA region ACGGTCTTTCAGGACCAGCACCGCGATCGCGACCGCGCCGGCCAGGACCGCGAGGGTCAGGAAGTTACCCTGCCAGCCGAAGGCGTGCAGAAGCCAGACCCCGGCGATCGGGGCGAGGGCGGGCACGAGAGACTCCACGCTGGCCAGCAGCCCGATTGCCCGCACGGCGCTGCGCTCCTCGAACAGCTGGCGGATCATGCCCGGCGCGAAAACCGCTGCGGCCGCACCGGTCAGGCCCTGCAGGAAGCGCAGGGCGACGAGGAGTTCGAGCGTTGGCGCGAGCGCGCACAGCGCCGAGATCGACGCGTAGGCGGCGAGCGAGCCGATCAGCAGCAGACGCGGATCGAACCGTGCACCGAGCTCGCCGAACGCGACCAGGCCGAGCCCCGCGCCCGCGACGAAGGCGGCCAGCACGAGCTGGGCGAGCGCCGGGCTGCCTCCGAGCGCTTCCGGCAGGCTCGGCACGGCGGGCAGGACAAGGTCCGTCCCGGCAAGCCCGAGCGTCGTGCCCATGAGAAGCAGCGTGAAGGCGAGTAAGGCGATCGAACGCGTGGTCATGTCCCGGCTCCGGTGTTGCGCGAAGCCCCCTGCGGCGGGCGGTATAGGCGGACGGGACATCGGGCACCAGTGCCGATTTCGCATGGCAGCTATCGATGCCGGCGCCCGCCCGGTCCTCGCTTGGGCGCGTGGCTTCTTCCCCAGCTGTCGGGCCGGCCGTATACTGGGCGGATGAGGTTCGAGGCGCTGTTCAGTTCCACCCTGCTGACCGTCCAGTCGGTGCATTGCCGGGTGTGCGACCGCGCACTCGGCCCGGAAGAAGGGGCGGCCTACTCCTCGCTCGTCCTCGTACAGCGCGGTGCATTCGCCATTCACCGCGGCCGGCACTGTCAGCTCGTCGATCCTCTCACGGCTGCCGTATTCCGATCCGATGACGAGTTCAGGATAAGCCACCCGGCCGGTTGCGGAGACATCACGACCGAATTCCGGTTCTGCGAGGATATCCACCTGCGCCTCCTGGGTGGCGCACGGGACGGATGCCGCGACCCTTCGCCCGGGCTGTCCCTTCCCAGTTCCGCAGTGTGGGCTCACCGCGGGCTGCTCGCACGGCTGGCGGGCGGCGCCTGTGAACCGCTCGAGGTGGAGGAGGAGGCGATCGCGCTGGCCGGAACGGCGGCTGAAGCCGGACGCAATGGGAGCCCCGACCGGGTGCGGGCCGGGACGCGCGTTCGCCTCGCCGACATGGCGGCAAGAGCCAAGGCGCTTGTCCTGGAGGCCCCCGCGCAGCGCTGGACGCTTCAAGGAATCGGACGTGAACTGGGCGTGTCGCCCTGTCACCTCACGCGAAGCTTCCGGCACGTCACGGGCGAGCCGCTCTACCGCTTCCTGAACCGGGCGCGGCTCGCGATCGGCCTCGACCGGATCGCGGCAGGCGAAGAAGGTCTGACCGGACTTGCGCTCGATCTCGGTTTCTCCAGCCATGCCCATTTCACCACCGCGTTCCGGCGCGAGTACGGACGGACCCCGAGCGCGGCGCGTGCGCTACTGGCTCAGTGAAACACGGTAGATCGCCCGGCCACCGGCCTCTCGCCAGCGCTCGAATCCGGCCGCTTCGAACATTTCCGGCACGCCGGTATGGGCGAAGGCCGGCGGAATGCGCGCGTTCGACCGGGGTATCGACGGGTAGCCTTCGAGATAGCCGGCGCCGAGACGTCGTGCATGGTCGATCGCGCGTGTCAGTAGGGCCGTGGCGAGGCCACGCCCGCGCCAGGCGGCCGGAATGAAGAAGCAGGTGACGCTCATCGTGTTCCCCGTGTCTCCGGAGAGCCTGGGAGAGCGTTGGAGGTAGGCGAATTCTTCCTTCCAGCCCAGGCTGAGCCAGCCGGCCGGTTCCCCTTCGGCAAAGGCAAGCATGCCCATCGCGGCACCGGTGCGCACCAGCGCTTCGAAGGCGCGCCGGTTCGGCTCACCCTTGTGATCCTGCCAGTACTGGCCGGTGCTGGGCACGCGCCAGTACATGCACCAGCAGCCCCCGCACGCGCCGTTGCCGCCGAACAGGGTCTCGAGGACGGGCCAGTCGGAGAGCGCGAGGGGCCGGATGTCGAAGGTGACCTCTCCCATCATTGGGAAACGTGAATGTGGATCAGCTTCCATTCGCCGTCGACGCGCCGCAGGACGGTCGTTTCCTTCAGGTTCAGGCTTCGGCCCTCTCCGTCCGCGCCGTAATAGCCTCTGTGGAAATAGGTCACCAGCGCCGTGTCGCCGAAGACCCGCACCAGGGGAAGCATTTCCTGGAACATCGACACACGCGTCGTTCCGATCCGGATACCGAACTCGAACTCCTGGCGATCGTCGTGAATGCCCTCCACCCGATAGGGGCTCGCGGGAGTCATGACGACGATGGACGGATCGACATAGCTGAAATACTCCTCCGGCGCGTTGCGCGCGAAGGCATCGTTCCAGCGCTCGATCACGTGCCAGACCTCGCGCTCCTCCGCCGTCATGTGAGCAGATTGCATGTCATTGTGAAGCAATGGGTCTTCCTCCCGGGCGAAACTCGTCGAGACCCCGGCGGCAAGCGCGATCAGCAAAGTGGCTATGCGTTTCATGGCGTGGGCCTCCCTTGCGTCCGTGATACCGCCCGGCGGGGAGTGCCGCTTTCAGGATCTTGCGCGTTTCAGTCCCCCCGCTTCGGCCAGACCTTCGTGCGCAGCCAGCCCAGCGTCGAATTTCCCCTCAGCGCGTCGCGATAGGCCTGGTCGAAGAAGCGCTCGACCTCGATCGGGCGGCCCAGGAGGTCGAGACGCGTCTCGAACGGCCCATCGGGATCGAGCTCCTTCACCTTGCGTGCCGGATTGCCGGCCCAGACCTCGTTGGCCGGGATGTCCTTCGTGACGACGCTGCGCGCGCCGATGACCGCATTGTCCCCGATGGTGACGCCCTTGCCGATGAAGGCGCCGTCGCCGATCCAGACATTGTCCCCGATCACCACGGGCCGGCTTTCGGGCCTCGGATCGACGCGGTTGTAAAGGCCGTGCCAGTCGCTGTCGGTGACGGTCACGGACTTCGCGAACAGGCAGGCATGCCCGATCCGGATCGAGCCGGCGGCGAGGATGCGGACCCCGCCGGCGAAGAAGCAGCAGTCCCCGATGCGGATCTCGCCGGGCGCATCGCCCGGCGCCCAGACGGTGAAGCTTACGGGCTGGTCCTTCCTGGACACGATGTGGATCGCCTTGCCCGCATGGACGTTCGGCCCGAAGACCTCCACGTTCCAGGGGCGCACCACCTTCGGCTCCTCGCCCAGCGAGTCGAAATGGGGCGCGAGGAAATGGCCGGTCCACGCGTTCTCGAAGCGCTCCCACAGCGCATGCATCCAGTAGGGGCGGTGGTCGCGGCGCATTGAAGGTCCTAATTGAATGTCATGAGCACTCAAGACCGTATCGAAACCGCGATTCTCGATCTCGTCCATGCCCGCGGGCCGGGCAAGTCCATCTGCCCGTCCGAGGCGGCGAAGGAGGCCTTCGGCGAGGCGTGGAACGATTACATGCGTCCGGTCCGCCAGGCGGCCATCCATCTCGCCCGCCAGGGCAGGATCACGATCCTCAGGAAGGGCAGGCCGGCCGATCCGGAAAACTTCAAGGGAGTCTACCGCCTGGCGCTGCCGCACGAGGGCGGCGATGGCGGTTGAGCGGTTCGAGGACGTGGCCGAGGAGGCGCGCGCCTGCCGCGTCTGCCAACCGGCCTTTGCCCATCCCTGCCGCCCGGTTCTGACCGGGACCAGCCAGGCGGTGATCCGC from Marinicauda algicola includes:
- a CDS encoding DUF3253 domain-containing protein — translated: MSTQDRIETAILDLVHARGPGKSICPSEAAKEAFGEAWNDYMRPVRQAAIHLARQGRITILRKGRPADPENFKGVYRLALPHEGGDGG
- a CDS encoding helix-turn-helix transcriptional regulator; its protein translation is MAARAKALVLEAPAQRWTLQGIGRELGVSPCHLTRSFRHVTGEPLYRFLNRARLAIGLDRIAAGEEGLTGLALDLGFSSHAHFTTAFRREYGRTPSAARALLAQ
- a CDS encoding GNAT family N-acetyltransferase; the encoded protein is MGEVTFDIRPLALSDWPVLETLFGGNGACGGCWCMYWRVPSTGQYWQDHKGEPNRRAFEALVRTGAAMGMLAFAEGEPAGWLSLGWKEEFAYLQRSPRLSGDTGNTMSVTCFFIPAAWRGRGLATALLTRAIDHARRLGAGYLEGYPSIPRSNARIPPAFAHTGVPEMFEAAGFERWREAGGRAIYRVSLSQ
- a CDS encoding DUF4440 domain-containing protein is translated as MKRIATLLIALAAGVSTSFAREEDPLLHNDMQSAHMTAEEREVWHVIERWNDAFARNAPEEYFSYVDPSIVVMTPASPYRVEGIHDDRQEFEFGIRIGTTRVSMFQEMLPLVRVFGDTALVTYFHRGYYGADGEGRSLNLKETTVLRRVDGEWKLIHIHVSQ
- a CDS encoding acyltransferase, whose translation is MRRDHRPYWMHALWERFENAWTGHFLAPHFDSLGEEPKVVRPWNVEVFGPNVHAGKAIHIVSRKDQPVSFTVWAPGDAPGEIRIGDCCFFAGGVRILAAGSIRIGHACLFAKSVTVTDSDWHGLYNRVDPRPESRPVVIGDNVWIGDGAFIGKGVTIGDNAVIGARSVVTKDIPANEVWAGNPARKVKELDPDGPFETRLDLLGRPIEVERFFDQAYRDALRGNSTLGWLRTKVWPKRGD